The following proteins are co-located in the Rheinheimera salexigens genome:
- the gshA gene encoding glutamate--cysteine ligase, producing MTPSLTPRLAQLADTGLNQTLVHIVRGIEKEGLRVTTASKLSQQGHPLAFGSALTHPYITTDYSESLLEFITPAGEHISDTLGFLEQIHRYSASELADEHLWPASMPCAVQGNKSVPIAQYGSSRAGQMKHIYRRGLDIRYGRIMQSIAGIHFNFSLPDSFWQGYRQLLGSQDSLADFRSAQYFGLIRNFRRYGWLLLYLFGASPALSQTFMQGRPHKLSELGADTLYLPYATSLRMSGLGYQSDAQTSLKISTNSLTEYSRDLTLALNTPYPPYTRLGVEVNGDTRQLNDNILQIENEYYSDIRPKRVTRADETPLQAMAERGVEYIEVRNLDINPLLALGIDDTQIRFLDAFLLFCLLQDSPEIGEQESQRITRNQTRITEQGRKPDLLLETASGELSRTICAEQIFAELAAVALLLDKTSSGYADAVQHYTPLLQQPELTPSARILQQLTSSKLEYTTWTQQRAVELTQYWQQAPLSSEQTGYFKQLATSSLAAQQRLETEDAITPLAACQ from the coding sequence ATGACGCCATCCCTTACTCCACGTTTGGCACAGCTTGCAGATACAGGCCTAAACCAAACCCTAGTACATATTGTTCGCGGCATCGAAAAAGAAGGCTTGCGAGTAACCACAGCTAGTAAGTTGTCACAACAGGGTCATCCACTGGCATTTGGTTCGGCTTTAACCCACCCGTATATCACCACTGATTATTCCGAATCGCTATTAGAATTTATTACACCTGCGGGTGAACATATCAGCGATACCCTTGGCTTTTTAGAGCAGATCCATCGCTATAGTGCCAGCGAACTTGCGGATGAGCATTTATGGCCAGCGAGCATGCCTTGCGCGGTGCAAGGTAATAAAAGTGTGCCTATAGCCCAATATGGTAGTTCTCGAGCTGGCCAGATGAAGCATATTTATCGGCGCGGTCTGGATATACGCTATGGTCGCATAATGCAAAGCATCGCCGGTATCCACTTTAATTTCTCACTACCGGATAGTTTTTGGCAAGGCTACCGGCAATTGCTCGGCAGCCAAGATTCACTAGCCGACTTTCGCTCGGCGCAATATTTTGGCTTAATCCGTAATTTTCGCCGTTATGGCTGGTTGTTGCTGTATCTGTTTGGCGCTTCACCGGCACTTAGTCAGACGTTTATGCAGGGTCGGCCACATAAGTTGTCTGAACTTGGTGCTGATACGTTGTATTTACCCTACGCAACTTCGTTGCGCATGAGTGGACTTGGCTACCAGAGCGACGCCCAAACCAGTCTGAAGATTAGTACCAATAGCTTAACTGAATATAGCCGCGATCTTACCCTAGCTCTTAACACGCCTTATCCACCTTATACTCGGCTTGGCGTTGAGGTTAACGGCGATACACGGCAGCTTAACGACAACATCCTGCAGATAGAGAATGAGTATTACAGTGATATTCGTCCTAAGCGAGTTACTCGAGCGGACGAGACGCCATTACAAGCGATGGCAGAGCGCGGGGTAGAATATATTGAAGTGCGCAATTTGGATATTAATCCGCTGCTAGCCTTGGGTATCGATGATACCCAGATCCGTTTCTTAGATGCCTTTTTACTGTTTTGCTTGTTGCAAGACAGTCCAGAGATTGGTGAGCAAGAATCACAGCGTATAACTCGTAATCAAACCCGCATCACCGAACAAGGCCGCAAGCCCGACTTGCTTTTAGAAACAGCAAGTGGAGAACTAAGTCGGACAATCTGTGCTGAACAGATTTTTGCTGAATTAGCAGCAGTAGCTTTATTACTCGACAAGACGTCTAGCGGTTACGCTGATGCAGTACAGCACTATACACCTCTACTACAACAACCCGAACTAACTCCTTCGGCGCGTATTTTACAACAATTGACGAGTAGCAAGCTGGAATACACCACATGGACCCAGCAACGAGCCGTTGAGCTAACTCAGTACTGGCAACAAGCTCCACTTAGCTCTGAGCAGACGGGCTATTTCAAACAACTGGCCACCTCAAGCCTAGCTGCGCAGCAGCGTTTGGAAACGGAAGATGCAATAACACCTTTAGCCGCATGCCAATAA
- the gdhA gene encoding NADP-specific glutamate dehydrogenase, which yields MTYIHSTIAKLMLSSPAQAEFYQAVEEVLESLTMVLEQDDKYRRHAIIERMIEPERQIMFRVPWADDNGVIHVNKGYRIEFNSALGPFKGGLRFHPSVNASIIKFLGFEQVFKNALTGLPIGGAKGGANFDPKGRSDAEIMRFCQSFMNELYRHIGPNTDVPAGDIGVGAREIGYMFGQYKRLANSFDGVFTGKSLLWGGSLVRKEATGYGCVYFAKYMLQDRQQTLQDKQCLVSGSGNVAIYTIEKLQQLGAIAVSCSDSAGTIYHKSGIVLATLKQLKEVQHARLSEYISHHPDAEYTPVADYPDDGHAVWRYPADLAFPCATQNELTAADATVLVQNGCIAVSEGANMPSTQAAVEVFLEAKIAYGPGKAANAGGVATSQLEMAQNASMRSWSFAEVDEQLKIIMRNIYSSARDTASEFGAEGNLVLGANIAGFRRVADAMIEQGLV from the coding sequence ATGACGTACATACACAGCACCATAGCAAAACTGATGCTAAGTAGCCCTGCACAAGCAGAGTTCTATCAAGCCGTAGAAGAAGTATTAGAATCTTTAACCATGGTGCTTGAGCAAGATGATAAATATCGGCGCCATGCCATTATTGAGCGAATGATTGAGCCTGAGCGGCAAATTATGTTTCGGGTGCCTTGGGCTGATGATAATGGCGTGATCCATGTTAATAAAGGTTATCGAATAGAATTTAACTCAGCATTAGGGCCGTTTAAAGGCGGCTTACGCTTTCATCCTAGTGTTAATGCCAGCATTATTAAATTTTTAGGTTTTGAACAAGTTTTTAAAAATGCGTTAACCGGTTTACCTATTGGCGGCGCTAAAGGCGGGGCTAACTTTGACCCTAAAGGCCGTTCAGATGCCGAAATTATGCGTTTTTGTCAGTCTTTTATGAATGAACTGTATCGACATATTGGCCCAAATACCGATGTGCCAGCAGGTGATATTGGCGTAGGGGCGCGCGAAATTGGTTATATGTTTGGTCAATATAAGCGCTTAGCCAATAGTTTTGATGGGGTTTTTACCGGTAAAAGTTTATTGTGGGGCGGCTCATTAGTGCGTAAGGAAGCCACTGGTTATGGTTGCGTATATTTCGCCAAATATATGCTGCAAGATCGGCAGCAGACTTTGCAAGATAAACAATGTTTAGTCTCAGGCTCGGGTAATGTGGCCATTTACACTATTGAAAAGCTGCAGCAATTAGGTGCTATTGCTGTTAGTTGCTCTGACTCTGCAGGCACTATTTATCACAAATCCGGCATTGTTCTAGCGACATTAAAACAATTAAAAGAAGTGCAACATGCGCGGTTAAGTGAATATATTAGTCACCATCCTGATGCGGAATACACGCCAGTAGCTGACTATCCCGACGATGGCCATGCGGTATGGCGCTACCCAGCAGACTTAGCCTTCCCCTGTGCCACCCAAAATGAGTTAACGGCTGCAGATGCTACTGTATTAGTTCAAAATGGCTGCATCGCGGTGTCTGAAGGCGCTAATATGCCCTCAACTCAAGCTGCGGTAGAAGTGTTTTTAGAAGCTAAAATCGCATATGGTCCGGGCAAGGCAGCTAACGCAGGAGGTGTCGCGACTAGTCAGCTAGAAATGGCTCAAAATGCCAGTATGCGTAGTTGGAGCTTTGCAGAAGTAGACGAGCAGTTAAAAATAATTATGCGCAATATCTACAGCAGCGCCCGCGATACCGCGAGTGAATTTGGTGCGGAAGGCAATTTAGTGTTAGGAGCCAATATTGCCGGCTTTCGCCGCGTCGCCGATGCCATGATTGAGCAAGGTTTAGTGTAA
- the rraB gene encoding ribonuclease E inhibitor RraB, whose protein sequence is MENWQEFTEETINALLEDGSDPDAEYTIEHHFYDQDFTKLEKLAVALFKLGYEVTDAEEVEFEDGDSAWVFDAIREQSLVTETIVADALKLEALAKKHGVEYDGWGTYFEGDEADFDDADDEDEEHTAH, encoded by the coding sequence ATGGAAAACTGGCAAGAGTTTACTGAAGAAACAATCAATGCACTATTAGAAGATGGTAGCGATCCAGATGCAGAATATACTATTGAGCATCACTTTTATGATCAAGATTTTACCAAACTAGAAAAGCTGGCGGTTGCGTTATTCAAGTTAGGCTATGAAGTTACCGATGCAGAAGAAGTCGAATTTGAAGATGGCGACAGTGCTTGGGTATTTGATGCTATTCGTGAACAATCACTGGTCACAGAAACTATCGTTGCCGATGCGCTTAAGTTAGAAGCTTTAGCCAAAAAGCATGGCGTAGAATATGACGGTTGGGGCACGTATTTCGAAGGTGACGAAGCAGACTTTGACGATGCTGATGATGAAGACGAAGAGCATACCGCTCACTGA
- a CDS encoding 1-acylglycerol-3-phosphate O-acyltransferase: protein MRIFSHWYGSVSKILGIQVEIRGVENIDSSKPYVYVANHQNNLDLFTISNAVQPRTVTLGKKSLKFVPFFGQLYWLSGNILIDRKNKSRALSTMLAAAERISRDNISVWMFPEGTRSYGRGLLPFKAGAFHIALEANVPIIPVCMSSTHQQFKFNRWNNGKVIIQMLAPVHLPEGKPNIRQFSENLNQKMAQQIAMLDTELGKDYTAQNITVKE, encoded by the coding sequence GTGCGCATTTTTTCGCATTGGTATGGCAGTGTATCAAAAATTTTAGGCATCCAAGTTGAAATACGTGGCGTTGAAAATATCGACAGCTCAAAGCCTTATGTTTATGTCGCTAACCATCAAAACAATTTAGATTTATTTACTATTAGTAATGCCGTTCAACCACGCACGGTGACCTTAGGTAAAAAAAGCTTAAAATTTGTGCCTTTTTTTGGTCAATTGTATTGGTTAAGTGGCAATATTTTAATTGATCGTAAAAATAAAAGTCGGGCATTATCTACTATGCTAGCAGCCGCTGAGCGCATTAGCCGTGACAATATCTCAGTGTGGATGTTTCCTGAAGGTACGCGTAGCTATGGCCGGGGTTTATTGCCCTTTAAAGCCGGGGCATTTCATATTGCCTTAGAAGCGAATGTGCCAATAATACCGGTATGTATGAGCAGCACCCACCAGCAATTTAAATTTAATCGCTGGAATAATGGCAAGGTTATTATCCAAATGTTAGCGCCTGTGCATTTGCCAGAAGGTAAGCCTAATATCCGTCAGTTTTCTGAGAATCTGAACCAAAAAATGGCTCAGCAGATCGCAATGCTTGATACCGAACTGGGCAAAGATTACACTGCGCAAAATATTACCGTTAAAGAGTAG
- the parC gene encoding DNA topoisomerase IV subunit A, with translation MTETVISHDGVEQLALRRFTEDAYLNYSMYVIMDRALPHIGDGLKPVQRRIIYAMSELGLSHLAKYKKSARTVGDVLGKFHPHGDSACYEAMVLMAQPFSYRYPLVDGQGNWGAPDDPKSFAAMRYTESKLSRFAEVLLSELGAGTTDWLPNFDGTMDEPRVLPARLPHILLNGITGIAVGMATDIPPHNAREVANACALLLDKPKSTVTDLMQFVKGPDYPTDAEIISPSHELAAIYETGRGSVKMRALYQLEDGDIVITALPHQTSGSKILEQIAAQMQAKKLPMVTDLRDESDHESPTRIVVVPRSNRVDTEQLMQHLFATTDLEKSYRVNLNILGLDQRPRVKNLVEILSEWLVFRRDTVRRRLQHRLDKVLDRLHVLEGLLIAFLNIDEVIRIVRSYDKPKPELMAAFSITDRQAEAILELKLRQLAKLEEIKIRAELNELSKERDKLEAILASEKKLTKLIRDELIADAEKYGDDRRSPIVLRGEAKALSERELLPSEPITVVLSEKGWVRCAKGHDVDGNALSYRAGDAFKAMVSGRSNQQAVFLDSSGRSFATEAHDLPSARGQGEPLSGRFGIVAGESFEHLLMGEDKQAMLLASDAGYGFIAEFADLLSRNKAGKAVLSLPKGSKVLAPVVVKQPATDLVLAISNEGRMLVFPVAELPKLSKGKGNKIMSIPSARAASREEYICQLAIVPVDGSVTLIAGKRKLTLKPDDLQHYHGERGRRGNKLPRGLQRIDAVQLNSDPTSTDN, from the coding sequence ATGACAGAAACGGTAATTTCTCACGATGGCGTTGAACAACTGGCGTTAAGACGTTTTACAGAAGACGCCTATTTGAACTATTCAATGTACGTTATTATGGATCGTGCTTTACCGCATATTGGCGACGGTTTAAAGCCAGTGCAAAGACGCATAATTTATGCGATGTCAGAATTAGGCTTATCCCATTTAGCTAAATATAAAAAATCAGCCCGTACTGTAGGTGACGTGTTAGGTAAGTTTCACCCTCACGGTGACTCTGCCTGTTATGAAGCTATGGTATTAATGGCTCAGCCTTTTTCATATCGCTATCCGTTAGTTGATGGCCAAGGTAACTGGGGTGCACCGGATGATCCAAAATCATTCGCCGCTATGCGTTATACCGAATCTAAACTGTCCCGCTTTGCCGAAGTATTATTATCAGAATTGGGTGCGGGCACTACAGATTGGTTGCCTAACTTTGATGGCACTATGGATGAGCCTAGAGTGTTACCGGCTCGGTTACCACATATTCTACTCAATGGTATTACTGGTATTGCGGTTGGTATGGCCACGGATATCCCGCCACATAATGCCCGTGAAGTCGCCAACGCCTGTGCTTTGTTATTAGATAAACCAAAAAGTACTGTTACTGACTTAATGCAGTTTGTTAAAGGCCCTGATTACCCAACTGATGCCGAAATTATTAGCCCAAGTCACGAACTAGCTGCCATTTATGAAACTGGCCGCGGCAGTGTGAAAATGCGAGCACTGTATCAGTTAGAAGATGGTGATATTGTGATTACGGCGTTGCCGCATCAAACATCGGGCTCAAAAATATTAGAGCAAATTGCCGCGCAAATGCAGGCAAAGAAACTGCCGATGGTGACCGATTTACGTGATGAGTCAGATCACGAAAGTCCTACTCGTATAGTGGTTGTGCCACGCTCAAATCGGGTTGATACCGAGCAATTGATGCAACACTTATTTGCCACAACCGATTTAGAAAAAAGTTATCGAGTTAACCTAAATATTTTAGGGCTAGATCAGCGACCACGGGTAAAAAACTTAGTAGAAATTCTTAGCGAATGGTTAGTGTTCCGTCGTGATACCGTGCGCCGCCGCTTACAGCATCGCTTAGATAAAGTACTGGATAGATTACACGTATTAGAAGGCTTATTAATTGCTTTTTTAAATATTGATGAAGTTATTCGGATAGTGCGCAGTTATGATAAACCTAAACCAGAGTTAATGGCTGCGTTTAGCATTACCGATCGCCAAGCCGAAGCAATTTTAGAATTAAAGCTACGCCAGCTAGCTAAGTTAGAAGAAATCAAAATCCGTGCTGAGCTCAATGAGCTAAGCAAAGAACGAGATAAATTAGAGGCCATTTTGGCTTCAGAGAAAAAGCTGACCAAATTGATCCGTGATGAATTAATAGCCGATGCTGAAAAATATGGTGATGATCGCCGCAGCCCCATTGTATTGCGGGGCGAAGCCAAAGCCTTAAGCGAAAGAGAATTACTGCCCAGCGAGCCTATAACCGTCGTGTTGTCAGAAAAAGGTTGGGTACGCTGTGCTAAAGGTCATGATGTCGATGGCAATGCCCTAAGCTATCGTGCCGGAGATGCTTTTAAAGCCATGGTCAGTGGTCGCTCAAACCAGCAAGCGGTATTTTTAGATTCATCAGGCCGCAGTTTTGCCACCGAAGCCCATGACTTACCCTCTGCGCGAGGTCAGGGTGAACCGCTAAGTGGTCGTTTTGGTATTGTTGCTGGCGAAAGCTTTGAACACTTGTTAATGGGTGAAGATAAACAAGCCATGTTATTAGCATCCGATGCTGGTTATGGATTTATTGCTGAGTTTGCTGATTTACTTAGCCGCAACAAAGCCGGTAAAGCCGTGCTTAGTTTGCCTAAAGGCTCGAAAGTGCTGGCACCGGTAGTGGTAAAACAACCAGCAACCGACTTAGTGTTAGCTATCTCTAACGAAGGCCGAATGCTAGTGTTCCCCGTGGCAGAATTACCTAAGCTTAGTAAAGGTAAGGGTAATAAAATCATGTCGATCCCAAGTGCACGTGCTGCCAGTAGAGAAGAATATATTTGTCAGTTAGCCATCGTACCAGTTGATGGTAGCGTGACACTGATAGCAGGTAAGCGTAAACTGACGTTAAAACCAGATGATTTACAACATTATCATGGTGAGCGAGGTCGTCGCGGTAATAAATTACCAAGAGGCTTACAGCGTATAGATGCTGTACAGCTAAATAGTGATCCAACCAGCACAGATAATTAA
- a CDS encoding tetratricopeptide repeat protein, with the protein MQKYLVFILVFLTLITGFSAVANSESAELPAWLKKVTTEKYQQPDAMLALLQQHQEERVGLSSQLQARWYYEQAILFEVLGRHIEQQQAAEQGLTLLAEQQSLLRVKLLYALGFALEMQADTEQAMQRYETGIALATLLDDEVQILRGHINQAAIYLSFNKHKQALALLQDTYHRAQILQNKALIAEVNAELGLLYVSISFEEEGIVLLKTALQLYQELGWQKNIVTVKFNLARTYGFLQQYQLSLQLYNEILQAESASTDVMNLYHTYLGLAITSSASGAGDAAISYINKAEAYLPQLQAKVHIATHHYEKALILQRLKQTSLAMQQLLLAEQSLALENDSELAMGLTYVKSQLLAESGEFERAYQQLEQFMQQFKQQRNEDNELALERMRLVFAQEQQQQQNLLLLQDNELKALRLQEVESSHKLQMLWQIVLGSSTLILSILLIWQLFRRKKLLASNNKNSKQEQA; encoded by the coding sequence TTGCAAAAATATCTTGTATTCATACTGGTTTTCCTGACGTTGATAACGGGCTTTTCTGCGGTTGCTAATAGCGAAAGTGCTGAATTACCGGCGTGGCTAAAAAAAGTGACAACAGAAAAGTACCAACAACCTGATGCTATGCTGGCACTATTGCAACAGCATCAAGAGGAACGGGTTGGTTTATCAAGCCAACTTCAAGCACGTTGGTATTATGAGCAAGCCATATTATTTGAAGTATTAGGCCGGCATATTGAACAGCAGCAAGCGGCCGAGCAAGGCTTAACCTTATTAGCAGAGCAGCAATCTTTGTTAAGAGTTAAATTACTCTATGCGCTGGGTTTTGCATTGGAAATGCAGGCCGATACCGAGCAAGCTATGCAGCGCTATGAAACCGGCATCGCGCTGGCGACCTTATTAGATGATGAGGTGCAAATTTTACGCGGTCATATTAACCAAGCTGCGATTTATTTAAGCTTCAATAAACATAAACAAGCCTTGGCATTATTACAAGATACCTATCATCGGGCGCAAATTTTACAAAATAAAGCCTTAATAGCTGAAGTTAATGCTGAATTAGGCTTATTGTATGTCAGCATATCATTTGAAGAAGAAGGTATCGTTTTATTAAAAACAGCCTTGCAACTTTATCAAGAGCTAGGTTGGCAAAAAAATATCGTTACGGTAAAGTTTAATCTAGCCCGCACTTATGGTTTTTTACAACAATATCAGCTGTCACTGCAGCTATATAATGAAATATTGCAAGCTGAATCTGCTTCGACTGATGTAATGAACTTGTATCACACCTATTTAGGATTAGCGATTACCAGCAGTGCCAGTGGCGCAGGTGATGCGGCAATTTCCTATATTAATAAAGCCGAAGCATACTTACCGCAGTTACAAGCCAAAGTGCATATAGCCACTCATCATTATGAAAAAGCGCTTATTTTACAGCGATTAAAACAAACCAGTTTAGCGATGCAGCAGCTATTATTGGCCGAGCAAAGTTTGGCGCTGGAAAACGATAGCGAACTCGCGATGGGCTTAACTTATGTTAAAAGCCAATTGTTAGCAGAGTCGGGTGAGTTTGAGCGGGCTTATCAGCAATTAGAACAGTTTATGCAGCAATTTAAACAGCAGCGAAATGAGGATAATGAGCTGGCGCTAGAACGGATGCGTTTAGTGTTTGCTCAAGAACAACAGCAACAACAAAATTTATTATTATTACAAGATAACGAACTAAAAGCGTTACGGCTGCAAGAAGTTGAAAGTAGCCATAAGTTGCAAATGTTATGGCAAATAGTGTTAGGTAGCAGCACGTTAATATTATCGATCTTGCTAATATGGCAGCTTTTTCGGCGCAAAAAATTGTTAGCTAGCAATAACAAGAACAGTAAACAGGAACAAGCATGA
- the parE gene encoding DNA topoisomerase IV subunit B codes for MTTQIYNADSIEVLTGLEPVQRRPGMYTDTTRPNHLAQEVIDNSVDEALAGHADKVQVILHSDQSLEVIDNGRGMPVDIHPEEGVSGVELIFCRLHAGGKFSNKNYQFSGGLHGVGISVVNALSSRVDVSIRRDGSIYEMAFEQGNKVSELAITGTVGKRNTGTRVRFWPTPTYFDSAKFSVSRLLHVLKAKAVLCPGLTVSFDDQINKQQYEWCYQAGIEDYLAEAVQGYVCLPETPFVGKFAASNEAVEWALLWLPEGGELITESYVNLIPTPQGGTHVNGLRQGLLEALREFCEFRNLLPRGIKLSADDIWDRCGYILSTKMQDPQFAGQIKERLSSRQSVAFVSGVVKDAFSLWLNEHTVIAEQLAEFCINNAQKRLKAAKKVVRKKVTSGPALPGKLADCSAQDLKQTELFLVEGDSAGGSAKQARDREFQAVMPLRGKILNTWEVDSGQILASQEVHDISVAIGIDPDSEDLSALRYGKVCILADADSDGLHIATLLCALFMRHFRTLVAAGHVYVAMPPLYRIDIGKDVYYALDEAEKDGVLDRIEAEKKRGKVNVQRFKGLGEMNPLQLRETTMDPNTRRLVQLTIDDYEQTFELMDMLLAKKRASDRRAWLEQKGDKAVVA; via the coding sequence ATGACGACACAAATATATAATGCCGATTCAATTGAAGTTTTAACAGGTTTAGAGCCGGTACAACGCCGTCCTGGAATGTATACCGACACCACAAGACCGAACCATTTAGCCCAAGAAGTCATCGACAACAGTGTGGATGAAGCCTTAGCGGGCCATGCCGATAAAGTGCAAGTCATATTACACAGCGATCAATCCTTAGAGGTAATTGATAATGGCCGTGGTATGCCGGTCGATATTCACCCTGAAGAGGGCGTAAGCGGGGTAGAGTTAATATTTTGCCGCTTACATGCCGGTGGTAAGTTCTCGAATAAAAACTATCAGTTTTCGGGCGGTTTGCATGGTGTAGGTATTTCAGTTGTTAACGCTTTATCTAGTCGGGTCGATGTATCAATACGTCGAGATGGCAGCATTTATGAAATGGCTTTTGAGCAGGGCAATAAAGTTAGCGAGTTAGCCATTACGGGTACCGTGGGTAAACGTAACACCGGTACCCGAGTCCGGTTTTGGCCTACGCCCACTTATTTTGACTCAGCCAAATTTTCTGTTAGCCGTTTACTGCATGTATTAAAAGCAAAAGCGGTTTTATGTCCGGGTTTAACCGTTAGCTTTGATGATCAAATTAATAAACAACAATATGAATGGTGCTATCAAGCCGGTATTGAAGATTATTTAGCCGAAGCGGTACAAGGCTATGTTTGCTTGCCCGAAACCCCTTTTGTGGGCAAATTTGCTGCCAGTAACGAAGCGGTAGAATGGGCTCTGTTGTGGTTGCCAGAAGGTGGCGAGTTAATTACTGAAAGCTATGTTAACTTAATTCCAACTCCACAAGGCGGTACCCACGTTAATGGTTTACGCCAAGGTTTGTTAGAAGCCTTACGTGAATTTTGTGAGTTTAGAAACTTATTACCTCGCGGCATTAAACTCTCAGCAGATGATATTTGGGATCGTTGTGGTTATATTTTATCGACCAAAATGCAAGATCCACAATTTGCTGGCCAAATTAAAGAGCGCTTATCGTCACGCCAATCAGTGGCGTTTGTTAGCGGGGTAGTAAAAGATGCCTTTAGTTTATGGCTAAACGAACATACTGTTATTGCTGAGCAATTAGCTGAGTTTTGTATCAACAATGCGCAGAAACGATTAAAAGCTGCAAAAAAAGTGGTCAGGAAAAAAGTGACCTCAGGCCCTGCATTGCCGGGTAAATTAGCCGACTGTTCAGCCCAAGATTTAAAGCAAACAGAATTGTTTTTAGTCGAAGGAGACTCAGCCGGTGGTAGTGCTAAACAAGCGCGAGATCGCGAATTTCAAGCTGTTATGCCGCTGCGCGGTAAAATTCTTAATACTTGGGAAGTCGATTCTGGACAAATTTTAGCTTCACAAGAAGTACATGATATTTCAGTCGCTATTGGTATCGACCCCGATAGTGAAGATTTATCGGCATTGCGCTACGGTAAAGTATGTATTTTAGCCGATGCCGACTCAGATGGCTTACACATTGCCACCTTATTATGTGCGTTGTTTATGCGTCACTTCCGGACTTTAGTCGCAGCAGGACATGTATATGTGGCCATGCCGCCACTGTATCGCATTGATATTGGTAAAGATGTTTATTATGCGCTAGATGAAGCCGAAAAAGATGGTGTGCTGGATCGAATTGAAGCCGAGAAAAAACGCGGTAAAGTTAACGTGCAGCGTTTTAAAGGTCTAGGTGAAATGAACCCGCTGCAACTGCGCGAAACCACGATGGATCCCAATACTCGTCGTTTAGTGCAATTAACCATTGATGATTACGAGCAAACTTTCGAGTTAATGGATATGTTATTAGCGAAAAAGCGCGCCTCCGATAGGCGTGCTTGGTTAGAGCAAAAAGGTGATAAAGCGGTTGTTGCTTAA
- a CDS encoding YqiA/YcfP family alpha/beta fold hydrolase — MTKIVVYLHGFASSSQSEKAQQTQAYFATHYPHIHFTALDVPYEPDAALATIKQHLEQSGITTTGGNGQQLALIGSSLGGFLATCIAEEYGCRACLINPAVAPHTVLSQHLGDYYHPVLEQAYQVTPEHMTSLKQLMPTTLQQPHNYLVLLQTGDEVLDYRLALDYYQGALINVREGGNHSYTDYQQQLSTITEFCQLN; from the coding sequence ATGACTAAAATAGTGGTATATTTGCATGGCTTTGCTAGTTCATCACAATCAGAAAAAGCACAACAAACCCAAGCCTATTTTGCAACTCATTACCCACATATACATTTTACAGCTTTAGATGTGCCATACGAACCTGACGCTGCTCTGGCCACCATTAAACAGCATCTTGAGCAATCGGGTATTACCACTACAGGGGGGAATGGGCAACAACTAGCATTAATTGGTAGTTCGCTAGGCGGCTTTTTAGCCACCTGTATTGCCGAAGAGTATGGTTGCCGTGCATGTTTGATTAATCCAGCGGTTGCGCCGCATACGGTATTATCACAACATTTGGGTGATTATTATCATCCAGTGTTAGAGCAGGCTTATCAGGTAACGCCTGAGCACATGACCAGCCTTAAACAGCTTATGCCAACGACATTACAGCAGCCACATAACTATTTGGTATTATTGCAAACCGGTGATGAAGTGTTAGATTACCGTTTAGCGCTGGATTATTATCAAGGCGCATTGATTAATGTCCGTGAAGGCGGTAATCATAGTTATACTGATTATCAGCAACAATTAAGCACTATTACTGAATTTTGCCAACTTAACTAG